In Crassostrea angulata isolate pt1a10 chromosome 6, ASM2561291v2, whole genome shotgun sequence, a genomic segment contains:
- the LOC128190899 gene encoding uncharacterized protein LOC128190899 isoform X1 → MMLRSKRKSKSPYARPTRAPAAARKAVSVSNSNRQTPDDADPQAVAKATESLNLDTHSDGSGPALHQPLILGPSSSMAAHSSGSSHIWIVGSSIIRRAQDYCNQSAIGSNLSLESLNVTVNWSGRGGLKWEELDDHISLLLQEHGTPPRVLIIHCGGNSIGLVSLKKLQLQMKSLMGYLHQKMSNTLLVWSNILPRKYWLHMISSIAAEQARIRINSSLGSFVCKKLNGALIRHPDIDINQPKLFQDYVHLSKLGNFLFTNTIKTALVKFLTTKQNVYPCI, encoded by the exons ATGATGTTACGGTCAAAAAGGAAATCAAAATCCCCATATGCCAGGCCAACACGTGCACCGGCCGCCGCCAGAAAAGCAGTGTCAGTCAGTAATAGCAACCGCCAGACACCTGATGATGCTGACCCCCAGGCAGTAGCAAAGGCAACGGAATCATTGAATTTGGATACCCACTCTGATGGCAGTGGTCCAGCGTTACATCAACCACTCATACTTGGACCTTCATCGTCAATGGCAGCCCATTCATCAG GCTCTTCACACATCTGGATAGTAGGATCTTCAATCATAAGGAGGGCCCAGGATTACTGCAATCAGTCAGCAATTGGTTCAAATTTGTCTCTGGAATCCTTAAATGTCACCGTGAATTGGTCTGGAAGGGGCGGACTAAAATGGGAAGAACTTGACGATCATATCTCACTACTGCTTCAGGAGCATGGCACCCCACCTCGTGTATTGATCATTCACTGCGGTGGTAACAGTATTGGGCTTGTGTCACTTAAAAAACTTCAGTTACAAATGAAATCACTCATGGGTTATTTACACCAAAAAATGTCAAACACTTTGCTGGTATGGTCAAACATACTTCCCCGAAAATATTGGCTGCACATGATATCAAGCATAGCAGCAGAGCAGGCCAGAATACGAATAAATAGCTCCTTGGGGtcatttgtttgtaaaaagcTCAACGGGGCACTAATACGTCATCCAGATATTGATATCAACCAGCCGAAGTTATTCCAAGATTATGTTCATTTATCGAAACTTGGTAatttcttatttacaaataccatAAAAACTGCCCTCGTTAAGTTCCtgacaacaaaacaaaatgtctaCCCGTGCATTTAA
- the LOC128190899 gene encoding uncharacterized protein LOC128190899 isoform X2 produces MMLRSKRKSKSPYARPTRAPAAARKAVSVSNSNRQTPDDADPQAVAKATESLNLDTHSDGSGPALHQPLILGPSSSMAAHSSVIIQSTSWLYFGPAEHQAGRPDCRILQQAIAGNFCSPSRVASNTWLLVIFIYND; encoded by the exons ATGATGTTACGGTCAAAAAGGAAATCAAAATCCCCATATGCCAGGCCAACACGTGCACCGGCCGCCGCCAGAAAAGCAGTGTCAGTCAGTAATAGCAACCGCCAGACACCTGATGATGCTGACCCCCAGGCAGTAGCAAAGGCAACGGAATCATTGAATTTGGATACCCACTCTGATGGCAGTGGTCCAGCGTTACATCAACCACTCATACTTGGACCTTCATCGTCAATGGCAGCCCATTCATCAG TTATAATCCAATCAACGTCATGGCTTTACTTTGGTCCTGCTGAACATCAAGCTGGTCGGCCAGACTGcagaattttgcaacaagccaTCGCTGGCAACTTCTGTTCACCGTCCAGGGTTGCCAGCAATACATGGCTCCTTGTTATCTTCATATATAATGACTAA